The segment CCTGGGAATGAGCATCTACAAGGGGCACATGGCATTTAACAATTAAGGATAACGCCCTCAACATCTCTAGACCTCTACTATATGAGATTAACATATCTCTCAAAGTATTAACTACATTCCCGACTTGGGATAGAACATTTTTCCAATTTAGGAACCCTTTGAAGTCTCTCAAGTTCTCCTCTAATAATTGAATCTAGTCAAACAGAACAGTGACTGCAAAATCATGGTCAATAGCAGGAGGAGATCTCGTGGGACTATTTACAGGGGTAGTATTTTGTGATACCGATGTAGAAGAGCCTCCAATCATAAAACTCTTAAGGGAAGAGGAGCAAAGAGGTCACTTGGATATGACATGTTTGTGAACATCGAACCAGGCTGAGTAGGACTATAACGATCAGGAGCCTAAATACTTTGTCTAGAAATCCTCACAATAGCCCTGGTGGCAGTCTGGgttgtaaagctcatagacaaCCTCTACAATGCTCTGACAACTCCATGAGTGTGCAATAAAGGATTCAAGAACAAAGTATTATCTAAGGGATgttccaaaaaaaaatatttgcttTATTTTAAGTAAAATCTAAAATAAACTAAGAACACACACATACAATGAAATTACACTCAAATGTTTCACGTCAGGTTCATCAAAATGTGGAGGAAAATTGACACCCTCAAGGTGATGAAATCCTAGAGGAGCAAAAAAACCTACTTTGCCTCACTAAATTGGCCCTCTGGTGAGCCAAAAGATACAGACTACTTGACTACCCAAACCTATGACAGAGTTTATTGGATAGAAGGTCTATCGAACATGAAAGGATAGGTCACAAAGACTCTCTGGCAATCTCTACACAATCTCTGCCCAAGGACGCACACACAAGTCGAGGATGAAAATGTAGCGCACTAACATCTCATACGGACAAAGCACATAAGTGTACAAAAAGTACAATGCGACAAATATGTCTCAAGAAAACTTGTAAGCAAAATAGAAGAATAATAGAAAGAGAAAATGACTATAATATTAAGTATGAAAAGAGAGAAAAGGAGAAGAATTTCTCACAGatggtccatgattgaagcctctagCTAGCTCCCAAGCTCACTTCGAAAACCTGCACataaggcaaacaaagaaaaaaatgttggggttgtgttttagagGTCTAGCagagtcaaacccctattttggtgtttccacctccacgaacaaccaagatagatagattaataaaacaaaaaatgaaaagaatGCAATGATAGATATGCTATGGAGATAAAAATGAGAAATGCCATAGGAAAGAGACTCCCCTTCTACACCCAACGCAAAGAGAATTCCAAATGGAGAAGAAGAAGCAATGAGATCCTCCCCAATGCACCAAGAGTCTAAAGCACCAATATCATATTACAAAAGAGCAGAAAATGCATGTAAGAGAGAGAGCCAAGAGAGTTGCTAGAGTTGTAGAGTCAAGATAGAGATTCCAGAGAGAAAAAATGGAGCTTATGAGGCAAGATTAATACCCTAGGCTCGAATCTAATGTATGTGGGTGTAAATAGAAACATTACAAACCCTGCCAATAACAGGCATAATGCTCAAATAGCCACCTTCAATCTGCAGATTTGCAGGACGCTAACACAGCACACGGACGTCTTTGCAGTGCGCTAGTATCCATGAGTCAATAGTCAACAGAGTCGATAAAAATCCAAGGCGAAGGCTGACTAGGCAAGCCATGCAGATAGAAAGGACAAAAAAGGTGAAGAAGTTCTCCAAACAGCGTAAAGCAAAGGTATTTGTGTAGCTTGAAATTGCATGAGGTGCAATTTACGACGTTACAGAACTACTCCTCAATACTCAACCTCAATGGATGATGATGCAATTTGATGCTTTCAGACCATGCAACTATACCAAAACCAAGGCAAAAAAACAAATCCATAAGTTGACTTCTGACAATCAACATCTCTTTCCCAATCTAAGATAGTGTCTAGCCTACTTATATGTGAATCCCATGGTGTGTACTAAATTCCAAAATGAGTGGTGTCACGAATTTAACTCAAAATATGCTTGGCTACCTTCCAATGACTCTCATGATGATCATGTGAAAAATGGGACATAAGCCCAACAACGAAGGTGATATTAGGACAAGTGTGAGTTAAATACAAAAGACaaccaactaattgtctatacaaagtagcattAACACTAGGTGTTGTGCAAGTGGTAGTCAAAGTGACACCAAACTGAAATGGTTTAGGCACAAGTGTACAATCACTTATATGAAATCTGTGAAGCAAGTCAATGGCATATTTATGTCAATATATGGAAACACCCTTGGTAGAGTGAAGAACCTAAAGACCAAGGAAGTAATGCAAAAGCCCAAGATCTATCATTTCAAAATGTGGCTTCAAAGTCTATTGAATATTCTAAAGCATGGATGATGAACTACTAGTGAGAATtaagtcatcaacatacaagactaGCATCAAAAGATCATCTCCATGTCACTAGATGTAGATTGTGTGATTAGAAAGGTAACACGTCAAACCAAATGAAAGCAAGAAACCatcaatcttctcataccaagccatgGAGGCTTGTTTAAGACTATTCAAAGAACATTGTAACCTACAAACAAGTGAAGAGTCTTGGATAAAACTTGGAGGCTTTTCCATATAGATCTCTTCATGAAGATCATGTAGAAAGGCACTCTTCATATCCAAGCCATCCCACACTAGAATTTCAAAGGTCTCTAAAAAACTTTACGAATCTGGAGATATAGCATGAACCAAAAGACTAGTGTTGGAAGTCTATGAGTGAGTGCATTGAGATGTAGGATCACCAACTAAAGAACCAACCTCCTCAACAACTCCCCTAGCCCACTTGGGCACAACATGAGTAGGAGGAAATGGTGAAGGTGGTGGTGGTGAAGGTGGTGGATCTGGACCATCATTTGAAGTATCCTCAAGTGCTAAGGTATCCTCATGAAATGGAGAAAATGGATTAGGTAGTGAGGAAGAGGTATTTGGAGGATCAATTTATATGAAAGACATCAAATTGGGCATCCCTACAAAAGTGGGCATCCTATTggtaggatcaaacaacctataggCTTTCACGTCCTCATGATAACCAACAAAAATGTAATGTTGACTCTTCTTTTACATTTCCTTACACCTAGTATGACTGCTCAAGCCTCGttaccaaatactctaaaggaCACATTAGGTTTGATGCTAGATCAAGCCTCCTCTAGAATAAGATTTGGAACTCCCTTATGGGGTGTGCACCTCTGAATATAGTTGGAACAATTGATAGCTTCAACCAAAACGATGGGGTCATAGACTATGATTGAAGCATACAATGTGTCACCCACCTTGGtgatttgttctttctttcaacaacattCTATTGAGTGTAGGGAAGCAGATACTAATGTTGAATGCCATGCCCAATACAAAAGTTAAAGAAATTTTGGTTCATATTTCCCCCATTCTCTATGTGTATATGTTGAATAGAAGAACCTAACTACTTCTCCATGAACACCTTGAAGGTCCTAAAAGTGCCAAAAACATCAAttttgtacttaagaaagtatGCACAAGTGTGATGAGAAATAATCGATGAAGATGAGTATACACTTGGCTCTTAAAAATGAAGCTACAAATGACATGAGGCCACTATGAAGTATGAACCAACTCAAGTAAGGTAGAGCATGATGGATCTTAGCCTTTGGAAAGGGTTCTTGATGATGTTTGTCAAGTACACAACCTCAACAAACATTCATTGTGCATGAAACTTAGGGAGTCCAAGTACCATATGATGAGTACTCAAAGGGTGAAAATACCTCTAATTGAGGTGAcaaaacctcatgtcaaatttttcttgaagacttAGCATGTGCAATAAATGATGCTACACAAGATGACTCAAAACCATGAAACTTATACAATCAAGACCTTTTATTTGCTCTACCTAATGCAATAATCCTCTTTGGATGATGGAACTCACTAATAACTAAATCATATGGTGAAAACTCAATTGTCTTTCCATGAATAGTATGACAACTTTGGTAATCTAAATCCTTTCCATGAATCAAAGTTAGGCGGTTGTAGTAGTTTTTGGTCATTAATGGTACCTATCATTGGTTACCCTAGATCATTGAAAACTTCTATTTCTTTTGCTCCCTATTACTTTTTAGGATGGTCATCAAAGCTTAAGGCGGAATAATAATTAAGTCAACAGTTCCTATGGTTCTTGGAACCATGTGAACTATTAAAAGCCTTACTTGCCCCGTGCCCCGTGCTTTGTATCATTCACcatattttatcattttcattttacctttaaaAACTTGTTCTCAAAACTTAGAGAGGTAGCGAATACCAATTTATAGTTGGAACAtgaaactaaatttgaaattggtTCCAACTACGATTCCTTTACAAACACCATCCTTAGGAGGAATTTTATTGAATTTTATGGGAAATGTCCTCTTGCTTTTGGAGTTTAAACACATCGATCATCATTGTAGAGGCGTGGCAAGGGTCAAGAGAATGTTTTATTTGCCTCATGGTCCAGTCAAGTTAATATACACTTGTAGATAACATTTTTTTCGCAAAACAAGTTACTGCATTTTGTAAATCAACCTTTCTTAAAACCTGTTACGCTTCTACATTCTAGAAATTATGAAATTTAACCTAATTTGTTTTGGCATGTTTACTCCAGTTCTTTCTCTAGTCTGCCAGAGAGCTCAAAGACTAAACCCCTGCCTTGAAGTTAgcattttgaatttcaaacttgaaataACAATAACCGATGTATAACACAGCATTTTTATTAGTTGCGTATCTTTCttacatcaagtataacattttCATTTCGTAATATGCTAGTATAAATGCTTAAATCACATACACATAAGGCACCAAATCAGCACATTTATCACAGCTCATAAATCTTATCATCTCGCAttcaaaacatctttaatcagtgcTTATATTTCGCAAATCTAAATTTTTAACATTTCAATGCTTAAAAACAAATAAGCATTATACAAACCAAGCAACAACAGAGCATAATCAAGATAAACCCCAGGCACATTTCTCACAGAGAACAAGAAATGGAGGAAAATTAAGCCCTTTCACCCCGGATACGGCGTGCAAGCTGAATATCCTTGGGCATAATGGTGACTCTCTTTGCATGAATTGCACACAGATTCGTATCTTCAAACAGTCCAACCAAATAAGCCTCTGCCGCCTCCTGCAGAGCCGAAACGGCAGAGCTTTGAAACCTCAAATCCGTCTTGAAATCCTGCGCTATTTCCCTAACCAGCCGCTGAAAAGGCAGCTTCCTGATGAGAAGCTCGGTGCTCTTCTGGTACTTTCGGATCTCTCGGAGGGCCACGGTGCCAGGCCTGAATCTATGTGGCTTCTTCACTCCGCCTGTTGCAGGGGCGGATTTGCGAGCCGCCTTTGTTGCCAATTGCTTTCGAGGGGCCTTTCCCCCTGTCGATTTCCTTGCTGTCTGCTTCGTGCGGGCCATAAGTAATGATTCTGGTTCTTCACCTTTCAATGAATGATCGAAATTTACAGAGAAATGAAACGCTTATTGTGAAAGAAATGGTAAAGTTCAAATATATATAGGGAGAGCTTCCCCGTGTTTCAAAATTCCCAGTCGGCCATCGAAAAAGGGagggaaaaataataataaaaaagtagGGAGTGAGCATATCTAGGCCCTCCAATCTGGCCCTTATCGACGGCTCACAGCCTTTTGCGCTCGATCCTCGTCGAGGGCATTTAAGTGATAAGAATCTCTTTGGCCTTTCTATAAGATTATGGAAATGTGATCGGTAGGGTTTAAGCAATTGTTTCTCAAAGAGCTGGGAGTTGGGGTGAAAATACAAAGTGTTGGAATGGACTGAATGTTAATCCTCAAAAATAAATGtttagagttgattgtaatttaaGTGGTTCTCTTTTGCAATTTTGATTAAATTAGTGGTTATATTTAAAAGTTTAATATGTATATTGATGAGTTTGAAAATAAGTTTTAAGATGAGGTAGGGGACACAAATGTCTTATAAGATTTCTAGTGAAAATAAGGTAAAAAAATATGGAGAACAATAATGAATGTTGTTAATTTTGTagtatttttttaatgatatttttattttttattttttattttaatttttttaatatagatCAATTTTAGGTTGAGGGATATCCATTCTATCAAATTTGTACAGGGCATTATTTCGACTTCATTCTTTTTGATGTCGAagtcttgcactcaacaagactttaTCCTCGGTGGACTCgttaagaacctttcaacttcaccaacaTGCTAAGAGCCCATTGACTCTTTTTTAGATTTGATTGTACCATTGGTTTAGGAACTTTGAAAGAAAAACAATTTGGGTTGTTTGACCATTCAGTTGTCTTTGCCTCCACATGGAACGAACCaactatttgtgtgtgtgtgtgtgcgtgcatgtgtgtgtgtgtgtgcgcatgaGGTTGTTTGATTTGTTAGTCATATTTTTCTTCCTACACAATGAACCTACTTTATG is part of the Cryptomeria japonica chromosome 10, Sugi_1.0, whole genome shotgun sequence genome and harbors:
- the LOC131030920 gene encoding histone H3.2, producing the protein MARTKQTARKSTGGKAPRKQLATKAARKSAPATGGVKKPHRFRPGTVALREIRKYQKSTELLIRKLPFQRLVREIAQDFKTDLRFQSSAVSALQEAAEAYLVGLFEDTNLCAIHAKRVTIMPKDIQLARRIRGERA